The DNA sequence GCAGGTAAAGGGGTAAAAATTCATGGCCAGTTTGGGCAGCACGCTCATCCATCGCGGCCTTTGCGACCTCAGCATCGCTCATCGAGTCTGGATAGGCATTGAGTACCCGAAGACCCGCAACATCCGGAACGGTCTCAATATCAAATACCAGTACGCTGGGGATCGATTTAGCCAAACGGGTGATTACAGTTATTGCAAATATTGCATTGGGTTAACGGGCTTACCGTTCATACGCACCTCAAAGTGCAACTTCACCATATTGGCATCGGAGTCGCCCATCTCAGCAATCCGTTGACCTTTGCGCACGTTCTCACCCTCTTTCACTAAAAGAGTGCGGTTATGGGCATAGGCCGTGAGATAGGTGTTGTCATGCTTGACGATGACCAGGTTGCCATACCCTCGCAGACTGTTACCGGCATAGACGACTTTGCCATCGGCTGCCGCTTGAATGGGCTCACCCATCTTGCCGGCAATATCAATACCCTTGTTCTTGGCCTCATTGAACTCCTCGACCACTTTGCCCTTTGCAGGCCATGAGAGCTTAATGGGTGGATCAATTGCATTCGCTTTGGGCTCAGCAACTACTACCTCTTTCTCTTCCGCTTTCTTAGCAGCCACTTTGCTATCAGCAGGCGCTTTACTATCAGCGGGTTTGATCGGCTCAATCGGCTTGCTTGTTACCCGAGCCGTGCTTGGCGGTGGCTTCACCCGCAAGACCTGATCAACCTCAATCAAATTAGGGTCGGTGATGTTGTTCCAAGAGGCAATATCGCGATAAGACTGCCCGTTATCGAGCGCAATCCGAATCAAGGTATCGCCGCGTTTGACCCGATAGAACCCCGGAGGAACTGGCTCTTGAGCAGGTGCGCTGGCTACCGGTGCGCTGCGATCCGTAATGGTGGCTGGCTTGGTTCTGGGTGGTGTTGAGCATGCTGCAAGCCCAAAAGCGATAACCGCTACGAGAGCGGTCTGGCCGAAGCGAATCGCGTATCGGGATTGTGGGCTGGCATGCAATGGGCTCATATCACCCCTGATTGTAAGGGCACAAAAAAGACCTCATCAAGTGCGGTCCTTTGATAGCGGTGGGAACTCACCCGCTCAATGAGTAAGAGCTGTTGCTCGGTCTCGCTTTTAGAGACCGGCGCAATTAAGCGCCCCCCAATCGCCAGTTGATCCAATAAAGGGTCGGGCACCCCCAACCCCGCCGCTGCCAGGATGATTCCGTCAAAAGGTGCTGCTTGCGCTAGCCCGCGGATTCCGTCGCCATAGATGAGGCGCAAATTGGCGATACGAAAGGGTCGTAATTTGGTGCGAGCCAGATCATGCAAAGCACGAACTCGCTCAATCGAGTAGACCTCTTGCGCCAACAAACTCAGCACCGCTGCTTGGTAGCCACATCCTGTACCAATCTCTAGCACCTTCCCCAAGGGTTGTTTGTTCTTGTGCAAGAGCTCAATCATGCGTGCCACCACCGAGGGCTTCGAGATGGTTTGCTGATGACCAATCGGTAATGCCGAGTCTTCATAGGCTTGCGCGTGCAATCCAGCATCCACAAATGAGTGGCGCGGTACGGTGGCTATGGCTTGTAAGACCTGTGGGTTCTTCACCCCGGCCTCATGCACCTTGCGTGCGAGGTCTTGGCGATGCCCGGCAAAGCGCTCGGCCGCTTTCATCCGCGGTCCCAGCCAGAAGCACGCATACTCGCTTGGCGCGCATGGTGCGTGAGATCGAGTTGCATCGGCGTAATTGAGATACATCCTTCATTGATCGCATGAAAATCCGTCCCGGGGGAGATATCACGCGCTTCGCCTGCGGGACCAATCCAATAAATGTTCTCACCACGAGGATTTTGTTGCACGATCACGGGTTGCGAGTGATGACGTGTTCCTAAGCGCGTCACCCGCCAGCGTTTGAGTTGCTCATAATGGCCATTGGGAATATTGACGTTTAGTAAGGTGGCGATGCCATCGACCCGCTCCATCGGCTCTTGCAGAGCCTGGGTCACGATGTCACGCGCTGCCTTTGCAGCATCCTCAATTTGAGCCCAACCACGGTCCACTTGTGAGAACGCAATGCCTGGCACCCCAAACATCACACCTTCAATCGCAGCGGCAACGGTACCTGAGTACAGGACATCTTCGCCCATATTCTCGCCTTGATTAATTCCTGAGACCACCAAATCAGGTTTACTCTCCAAAAATCCGGTCATGGCCATGTGCACACAGTCGGTGGGCGTGCCATTTACAAATAGAAATCCATCGCGCTCACCACCGGCGACCCGATGAATACTCAAGGGTCGTGAGAGCGTGAGCGAGTTCGATGCGCCACTGTGGTTTTGCTCCGGTGCCACAATCGTTAACTTGCCTAAGGGGCGTAGTGCATTAACCAAAGCGAGTAAGCCAGGAGCTAAATAGCCATCGTCATTACTCACTAAGATGTGTGGGACTTTACTCATAGATGCTTTCGTTGATTGTTTTAGCTGATGGAGCGGCGATCGAGTAAGGCGCGTGCTAAGGTGCCAGCATCCACATACTCCAACTCGCCACCCACCGGAATGCCGCGGGCAATGCGGGTTGCTTTGATGCCTTTGATCTTTAAGACCTCGCCAATGTAATGCGCGGTGGCCTCACCCTCGCTCGTGAAGTTGGTAGCCAGCACCACTTCACGTACGGGTCCACCAAACTCTGGTTTCTCGATCCGATCGAGGAGGCGATCAAAATGAATCTCATTGGGGCCCATACCATCCAGTGGTGAGATACGCCCCATCAGAACGAAGTACTGACCCTTAAAGCTCATGGTTTGCTCAACCATCACTTGGTCTGCCGGGGTCTCCACCACGCACAATAAGGCGGGGTCGCGACGTGAATCGCTGCAGGTCATACAAAGCTCGAGTTCAGTAAAGGTATTGCAACGCTGACAATGGCCGATGGACTCGACTGCCTCACCCAATGACTGAGCTAAGACAGCCGCGCCATTACGATCATGTTGCAGCAGATAATACGCCATGCGTTGCGCTGATTTGGGGCCAACGCCAGGCAAGACCCGCAGAGCCTCCACCAAACGACTAAGTGCGTCTTGAGGCTCGTTTGGCGCTTTGGTCCGGCTCATCCGACTTTAGAACGGTAACTTAAATCCGGGAGGCATGGGCATACCAGCGGTCGCTCCCGACATGAGCGCTTGGCTAGCTGCTTCAGCCTGCTTGAATGCATCGGTATACGCAGTGACCACCAGATCTTCGAGCATCTCGCGATCATCCATTGCTGCCGGATCAATTTGCACCCGCTTCATCTCATACTTGCCAGTAATCGTGACCTTCACCATGCCGCCAGCGGCTTGGCCCGTGAGCTCCAAGGCATTGAGCTCCTCTTGGGCGCGCTTCATCTTCTCTTGCATTTGCTGGGCTTGCTTCATTAAACCCGCAATTTGACCTTTCATCATGGTGTGCTTCTCCGCTATTGAAATTAATTAATGGGACGAACTGAGCCCGAGACCACTTTGGCTCCGAACTCACGCTCCAGCTCTTTTAGGAATGGGTCTTCAGCAATTTGCTCTTCGGCATTGAGTTTATTCTCTTCGTAAATTTGGGCATCTACTTTAGCAATCGTGTGATTAGCCTTACCCTCACCCAATTGCAGCTTCACAGGTTTACCGTACTGCGCCCGGAGGGTCTCCCCAAAACGGGCTAACGCATCATCAGTCGCCAGTTGGGGCATCGCAGTCGTCAGAGTAATAAAGAGTGTCGTTGGGGTGTCGCGCCACTCCACCAGTTCGGTTTGGTGAGCGAGTTGTTGCAAGAGTCCTCGCAATGGCAAATTACGTACCATCGCATGCCAATCGGGTTTGATCTCACTATTGAGGTTCGGCGTATGGGTTGCGGTTTCGGGTGCAGTATTTGTAACAGTACTCGCAACAGTCTTTGCAACCGGCTTTGCTTCTACTGACTTGTTTGCGGGAGCGGTTGATTTAGGAGTAGCTTGCGTAGCAGGCTTTGGTATGCTGTTCGCTGTTACTGAAGTACTACCACTGCCACCGGGTTTGAAGGCTAACATTCGTAGAAGCGCCATCGCAAATCCAGCTTGCTCGTCGGGAGCCAATGACAAATCGGCCCGGCTGGTAATAGCGATCTGATAAAAGAGTTGGGTCTCTTCGGGAGTAAACGCTTTAGCAAGCCTACGAATCTCATTCGCTTCTGGCCAATCCTCCAATACAGAGTCAGGCACGATCTGGGCTGTGGCTATTTTGTGTAAGAGACTGGCTAGATCTTGCAGTGCTAAAGAGAAGGACATGCTGCGCAAGCCCATCTCTTCCGTGATGTCGTTTAGAGTTTTGCCGTCTTTATTCTGCAAGGCATCCAAGATCTTGATGAGATAGGTCTCATCAATCGTGCCCAACATGGTGCGGACTGCGGCCTCTGTGACCGGCCCTGCGGCATAGGCAATTGCTTGGTCGGTAAGCGATAGTGCATCGCGCATGGATCCCTGGGCCGCTTTTGCAATCACACGCAAGGCATTCGGTTCAGCAGTCACTGACTCCGAACCCAGAATCTGCTGCAAGTGCTCTACGATCAAAGGGACTGGCATTTGCTTAAGATTGAACTGCAAGCAGCGAGAGAGCACGGTGACCGGTACCTTTTGGGGATCGGTGGTTGCCAAGATGAACTTCACATGCGGCGGTGGCTCTTCCAAGGTCTTGAGCATGGCATTAAAGGCATGCGTGGAGAGCATATGCACCTCGTCGATCATGTAGACCTTAAAGCGAGCACTGCTGGGTGCATAACCGGCTTTCTCTAATAATGAGACCATCTCATCCACACCACGATTACTCGCCGCATCCATCTCAATGTAATCAACAAAGCGTCCAGCATCAATCTCGGTACAGGCTTGGCATTGGCCACAAGGTTCTGAGGTCATTTGCCCTTTGCCATCTACTCCGGTGCAATTGAGGGCTTTAGCCATAATGCGAGAGATGGTGGTCTTACCAACTCCACGGGTACCCGTGAATAACCATGCGTGGTGTAAGCGGCCTTGATCTAAGGCATGGGTTAAGGCTTTCACTACGTGATCCTGACCCACCAGTTCAGTGAAGGTTTTGGGGCGCCATTTACGAGCCAGTGCAAGTGCAGTCATGGGCTCAATTCTAACAAGGCTACAATAAGAATGGACGGGCCTCCTCGCATGGTGGCTTGGCAACCTGGTCAGGTCGGGAACGAAGCAGCCATACCCAAATACTATCAGTGCCGAGGGTCGGGCTCGTCCTTATTTCCTAGTGATGCAAATGAATCGATCGTTTAGCTATTTGCTGAATAATCCTAGAAATACCCCAAGTAAACTTTTGAAGGTCAAATAGGCAATTCCTAGGATTGTGATTGCCATGAGCAAGCGAGAGCCAAACTCAATACGGAATATTTTGGCTCGATTATGAGTAAGTTCGATTAAAAACACCATTTTGAATACGTAACCTTTTGGATTTAATAATCACTAGATTATTTGTATGCATTTGGTTTGTGAAGAAGGTTGGGCCTAAACGTTTGTAATCACAACGGAAGTAGTACGTATGTATTACTTGATTAATTATTGAACTTTTGCAAAGCGCTTAAGGTCTGCATACTCCTCAGGAAATATCTCCCCGATTTCACGGTAGATCACTTTGTTGTTCTTATCCAAAATGATAAGAATTGGTATGCCTTTGACCTTCCCCATTGATTTTTGCAGTTCTGGGGTCATCATGGCTGCCGGGAATGTGTACTTATTGTTTTCCATATATTGCTTGGCAAGCAATGGGTTCTTATCAATGGAGATGGTGATGACATTGAGTGAATTAGGCGGCAGCTCTTTGTAGAGTTTTTCTAAATAAGCATTTTGCTTCTTACAAAATGGGCACCAGGTGGCCCAAACCTGGATTAAGGTGTTCTTGGTGTTGTTAGCCGGTATGACATACGGAGTGCTGTTGAGTGTTTGCAGTTGCCCCAACTCAATGGTTTGGCCAACTGTCAGTGCAAGAACCATGCCCGGGATGAGCATAAGGCACACGAATAGAAGTCTGATGATTTTCATACCCTAATCCTAACTGAAGTGCTTGGGGGCTGGTATTGGTTTCGCGTCATTGACTTACCTTGATCTGGCTCATATAGTGAGCCTTTTATGGCCCATGCTGTTGCCTATTTTGTTATGGGAGATTGCTTATGAGCGATATGGAGCGCTTGCACAAGATTAAGTACATGATCCAGAGTCGGGGCTGCGTGCCGATTGAGGATTTCTTAAGTGGCTTAGAAATCTCGCGCGCAACCTTCAAACGCGATCTTGACTATCTGCGTGATCGTATGAACGCACCAATTGTCTACGACCGCGCCATGGGCGGTTATCGCTTTGATAAGCCCAATGCCGGCGATAAGTTTGAGTTACCCGGCTTGTGGTTCTCAGAAAAAGAGGCGACTGCCCTCGTTCTCATGCAACACCTCTTATCCAATCTAGATACCAATGGCTTACTAAGCCCTCATATTGCGCCCCTCATGAACATCATTGATGGTATCTTGGGTCAGTCTGAGATCTCTGCAAAAGAGTTACGAAAACGCATTAAGGTCTTTGGTGTTTCAGCCCGCAAGAATGTGCTCGAGAACTTTGAAGAAGTCGGTATCTCACTCCTAAAACGCCAGCGCTTACACCTGTCCTATTACTCCAAGGGTAAGGATGAATCAACCGAGCGTGATGTATCACCGCAGCGCTTAATTTTCTATCGAGATAACTGGTACCTCGATGCGTATTGCCATCTCCGCAAAGGCCTGCGTAGTTTTGCCATGGATGGCATTCAAACAGCGCATGTTTTGGATGAAAAAGCCATTGATGTCTCTGAAAAAGAATTACAAGAGAACTTTGCTGAGAGTTATGGCATCTTCTCTGGCAAAGCTACACAACGCGCCAAATTACGCTTTACCCCTGAGAAAGCCCGCTGGGTTGCTGCAGAGACCTGGCATGGCCAGCAAGTAAGTAGCTTCGATAAGGAAGGCAATTACTTCCTTGAGTTTGATTACAACCAAGATCCGGAACTCATCATGGAGATCATGAAGTATGGGGATAGTGTTGAGGTATTGGCACCTGCCAGTTTACGTAAACGTGTTGCCGAGGAACTTCTAAAGGCCGCCAAGCGCTATCAATCATTGTGATGCGCGCCATCTCACCATACAATGAATTATCCGAACGAGGTGAATATGATCACAGTCATTAAACGAATCATTCTGAGCTGCTTATTATTAAATCTTGGTCTTGCCCATGCCCATCACGGCTGGTCTGAATATGATCAGACCAAGACCGTTAAGCTCACTGGCACGATTACTCAAAGTAGCTATGAGCATCCGCATGGAGTAATTAAACTAAATGCCGATGGTAAGTCGTGGACCATCGTACTTGCTCCACCCTTTCGGATGGAAAACCGGGGCTTGAGCAAGAGTGATATTGCTAACGGTTCGCAAGTCACGGTTGAGGGGTATATCAATCGCAGCCAACCCGATGAGCTGCGCGCTGAGCGCATCACTGCTGGCGCTAAAACCGTTGAATTGCGTTAATGACTAGCCCCATCATGGCCTTAGAGGGCTTATGGCTAGCCCAGGCCATGAAGTACTCGACGTGGCTCTACCCTACGGTTGAGACCATGCACATCTGGGGCATCGGCATGCTCTTTGGAAGTGTGGTCATCATGGATTTACGAGTCTTGGGATTTGGCACCAAACTCAGCATGTCGGATCTATCTCGTTTGGGGATCTCAGTGGCATTCGTCGGGTTTGGCCTAGCGGTTCTCACTGGATCGCTCCTGTTTATTACTCAAGCCTCTGAGCTCATTGGTTCACGCTTATTTATTCTGAAGATGTGCCTTATCTTCTTATTACTCGCCAATGCCATGATTCTGCGCATGCGCACAGTAACAAATGGCATCAGTAAATTACAAGCCCTTCTCTCACTCACCGGTTGGGCGAGTGTCATTGGGATGGGGCGTTGGTTGGCTTATATCTAAAGCTTGCTAGGTCGAGAGCTTCTGACGATTGGCCTCTAGGCGGCGATCCACCAGCGCTACCTGAGCATCAATTGCTGGATGATTCATGCCCTTTGATCTAGCAATGAGTTGCACCAACTTATCAGCGCGCTCAATATAAGGGGCACCATTCTGTAAAGCACGCGCTGCAGATGCAGGCCTTGAGAGTGACTGGGCTGCAGCGGCATACTTCTCAAAGGGGACCAAGTCAGCTGGGTTGGAACCTAATTTGATACACAAATCGACCACAAAGTTATAGACCGATTTGGATTCATCAAGGTTGGCGTGAACAGCATCCTGAGTATTGCGCATGCCATCGGCAGTCACGCAACGGTAATTACCTGCTAACAACATCGCCCACTTCGCTAAGGGCACAAATAAAGAATCATGTACCTTCAATTTAACAGGTAGTTCAATGGGTCCCTCTGGTGTTGCAAAGCGAGCATTGGCTACATCAGTTTCCAACTGGCGCAAGATTTGATTGTACGCATCATTACTAAAGGTGGCGCATTTGAAGTTCGTTGGTAAGGTCACCTGCAGAACATTGGCTGGTTCGCCTGGTGGGCGGATCGCCTGAGGATCGGGGCTATTTAATGTAACGTTGTTTGGATCAAAGGTATCCCACACACGTGCGTCGGTATAAGCAGCCTCTAGCGCCTGGTAATCCAGTCCAGGAATACGCTTCATGTATGGCAATGGCGGCATGTTCATAATCGACATACACGGTATTCCAGAACGACCGATCGCTGCCATCAGCTCACGCACACCGGGTGAGCGATATTGAGGCTCTTGCATACACAGTCCCACCAAATCGTATTGGCTAACATCGACTGTTTCTGCGGGTCCGGCACTCACTGAGCCTGGCAATTGTTGTGAGTTCAATAAAACCGGTTCAGCACGCCCCCGAATGGGTAGGCGAACCTTAAATCCTTCCGCATTGATGAGCTTTGCCTCTTCGGGCAAACACACCAAGTGAATGTGATGACCACCATAGAGTAATTTAGATGCTAAGAGAGAGCCATAAGAGGCTCCTAGTAATAAGATTTTGTAAGGCATAGTTTCTTAGTTAAGAATTGCTTTTAGTCGTGCTTCTTTGAGTCGCGGATCCACTAAATGACCTTTACGGGCACGGTTACCAGCAAAGCCCTTCAATGTTTTAGCGTCAAGCAGTGTATCAGTGGGTTTACCAGCGCGTCCTGACCCGCTGTAACTTATCCCTGCTGAGCCAAAGGTAATTGCGCAACGCAAATGCTCTTTAGCATCCAGCCCCATCAAGATCACACCCTTGCCGCCAGTCGGTAAGCGTTTGAGCTCATCCAGGGGGAACACTAAGAGTCGGCCGTTCTCCGATAAGCAAGCAACCTGGCGCATCCCCTCACTCACCTTCGCAGCACCCAGCGGCGCATCCCCGGGCAACTTCTTATCGAGCCCCACAAAGGATTTACCTGCTTTATTGCGAGTAATCATATCTGCCACATTCGCCAAGAATCCATTGCCACCTTTAGTAGAGATCAATACCAGATCATCGGCGTGACCTGCATAGTAGGCGACCATTTGCGAGCCTGGCGCGAGATTGACGTAACTCGTAAGTGGCGAGCCATCGCCTCGTGCGCCGGGTAATTCACTCACGGCAACCGTATAGACACGACCATCACTACCAAAGCCAAGCATTTGATCGACAGTGCGGCACTCAAAGGTATCGTAGAGCGCATCACCGGCTTTGAATGTGAACTGTTGGGGATCATGCTCATGACCCTGACGGACTCGGACCCAACCCTTTTGGGATACGATCACAGTCACCGGCTCATCAATCACCTTCACTTCAGCCACTGCCCGCTCATCTTCTTTCATGAGGGTGCGACGCGCATCACCAAACTCTTTAGCATCGCTCTCAATTTCTTTGATGATGTGTTTGCGCAATGCCGACTCATTACTGAGTAACTCATCAAGCTCCGCCTTTTGCCCTTTGAGCTCTTTGAGTTCCTGCTCAATCTTGATTCCTTCAAGACGGGCCAGCTGGCGCAAACGAATCTCTAGGATATCTTCAGCTTGACGCTCGGTGAGCTTAAAGGCCTTCATCAAATCGGGTTTTGGCTCATCGCTATTGCGAATCAGCTTAATGACCTTATCAATGTTTAGAAAGACAATCTTGCGCCCTTCCAGAATATGCATCCGGTCTTTGACCTTCCCCAAGCGATGCTGGGTACGACGAGTGACGGTCTGCACGCGAAACTCGATCCACTCGGTGAGGATCTCTTTTAATCCCTTTTGACGGGGTCGGCCGTCATTACCAATCATCACCAAATTAATCGAAGCATTCGACTCGAGTGAGGTATGCGCAAGAAGCAAGGTGATGAACTCATTTGGTTCTACGTTCTTGCTCTTGGGCTCAAACACCAGGCGTACCGGGGACTCACGACTCGACTCATCGCGCACACTATCTAAGACGTTCAGAATGGTTTGCTTGAGATTGTTTTGCTCGGTGGTCAGTGATTTCTTGCCCATCTTCACCTTTGGATTGGTGAGCTCCTCGATCTCTTGCAAGACCCGTTGTGCTGAGGTCGCTGGTGGCAACTCATTGACCACCACCTGCCATTGCCCACGTGCAAGTTCTTCAATGGTCCAGCGTGCGCGCACCTTGACCGAGCCGCGTCCACCCTCATAGATCTGGGCGATCTCACTGGCTGGTGAAATAATTTGCCCACCCCCCGGAAAATCCGGACCAGGGATGTGTTTGAGTAAATCATCCAAACTGGTCTTGGGGGACTTCATGAGCGCTACTGCGGCACTCGCCACCTCGCGCAGATTGTGCGATGGGATCTCGGTCGCCATACCCACGGCAATACCCGAGGCGCCATTGAGCAAGACAAATGGCAGACGTGCTGGGAGTAGTTTTGGTTCTTTAAAGGAGCCGTCGTAGTTGGGCACAAAATCAATCGTGCCCTCATCGATTTCAGCGAGGAGCAGGCTCGCAATCTTAGTCAAGCGTGCTTCCGTGTAGCGCATCGCCGCGGCTCCATCACCATCGCGCGAGCCAAAGTTACCTTGGCCATCGATTAATGGGTAGCGTAAGGAGAAATCCTGTGCCAAGCGCACCAGGGCATCGTAGGCCGATTGATCACCATGGGGATGGAACTTACCCAAGACATCGCCGACCACGCGCGCACTCTTAACTGGCTTCGCATCGGCACGCAAGCCCATCTCGTTCATCGCAAACAAAATACGACGTTGTACTGGCTTTTGCCCATCGGCGACTTCGGGTAATGCCCGCCCTTTGACCACACTAATCGCATAATCAAGGTACGCACGCTCAGCGTAGATGCCTAAGGATAAGAACTCCTCTGGGTTAGCCGTATTTGCTTTGGGCCGCTCTTGAGTAAAGAGATCCCCCTGCTCAGGAGTTGCTTTCTTATTTTTAGTCGCCATGCTGTGTCCTAAATGTCGGCTTCTACTTCATTACCGCGCTCTTCTAACCAATCGCGGCGCGCGCCAGATTCTGCTTTGCCCATCAACATATCCATGGTCTTAATGGTCTCGCTCTCGCTCATCTCGCCCAAGGTCACCGGCAAGAGACGTCGGGTATCAGGATTCAAGGTGGTATCCCACAGTTGCTCAGCACTCATCTCACCTAAGCCCTTAAAGCGCGAGATTTGCCAGGCGCCCTCGCGCACACCGTCTTTGCGCAGCTTATCTTCAATGGCAGTTAGTTCGCCCTCATCGAGTGCGTAGATCTTCTGTGCGGGCTTCTTGCCACGCGCAGGTGCATCAACGCGATACAGTGGTGGTCGCGCAACATACACATGACCGTTCTCGACCAAGCGTGGGAAATGTTTATAAAAGAGTGTGAGCAGCAGCACCTGAATATGCGAGCCATCCACATCGGCATCCGACAGTATGCAAATCTTGCCGTAGCGTAAGTTCCCCAAGTTGGGTTCATCATTAGGCCCGTGGGGATCAACTCCAATCGCTACTGCGATATCGTGTACTTCGTTATTGGCAAAGAGCCGATCGCGCTCGGTCTCCCAAGTATTGAGGACCTTACCCCGCAAAGGCAAAATCGCTTGATATTCTTTATTGCGCCCCATCTTGGCAGAACCACCGGCGGAGTCGCCCTCCACCAAGAAGATCTCATTTAAAAGAATGTCTTCACTCTCGCAATCGGTGAGCTTGCCAGGCAGTACCGCGACACCCGAGGATTTTTTCTTTTCCACCTTTTGACCAGCGCGGGTGCGCGCTTGTGCTTGTTTAATGACGAGCTCTGCAAGTGCTTTGCCGTAATCAACGTGTTGATTGAGCCACAACTCAAGAGCGGACTTCACAAAGCCAGAGACCAAGCGCACGGCATCGCGGGAGTTCAGGCGCTCTTTAATCTGTCCTTGGAACTGGGGATCCAACACTTTGGCAGACAAAATAAATGAGGCCCTGGCAAATACGTCCTCAGGCATGAGCTTCACTCCCTTGGGTTGCAAGGCATGGATCTCAACAAAACTTTTGACCGCATTAAAGAGTCCTTCGCGCAAACCACTCTCATGCGTACCACCCGCTGGGGTTGGGATGAGGTTCACATAACTCTCGCGCACCGGTGCCCCCTCTTCGGTCCAACTCACGACCCAAGCGGCACCCTCACCTTCGGCAAAGGCTTCTTCATCGCCTGCGCCACTGGCGTAATGCTCACCCTCAAATGCAGGAATTACTGGGGCACTATGGCCACCTTGTGCCAAGGCTTCATCGAGGTAACCTTTTAGTCCTTGGGTGTAGAGCCAGGATTGGCTTTGCCCGTTTTTTTCTTGAACCAGCGTGACCTTGACGCCGGGTAAGAGCACTGCCTTGGAGCGCAAGAGGCGCTCGAGATCAGCCATGGGAATGGTGGCACTATCAAAGTATTTTGGATTCGGCCAAACGCGCACTTTGGTGCCATGCGCTTTATCGCCTTTGGTTGCTGCTTTGGATTTAAGTTTCTCGATCACATCGCCATCGGCAAAGGTGATGTTGGAGACCTGTTGCTCACGCCACACGGTCACCTCTAAACGTTTAGCGAGCGCGTTCGTAACCGACACACCCACACCATGTAAGCCTCCTGAGAATGCATAAGCACCGCCACTACCCTTCTCAAACTTGCCACCGGCATGCAATTGGGTAAAGACGATTTCAACGACGGGTTTTTTCTCTTGGGGATGCATACCCACTGGAATGCCGCGGCCATCGTCTTCCACACTCACACTACCGTCGGTGTGTAAGGTCACGACCACTTCTTTACCGTAACCACCGAGTGCTTCGTCTGAGGCGTTATCTAAGACCTCCTGAATGATATGCAGGGGATTATCGGTGCGGGTGTACATACCCGGGCGCTGACGCACTGGCTCCAAGCCCTTTAAGACTTTGATGGAGGATTCGCTGTATTGGGATGGTTTACGGGTTGCCATGCGCAGAAATTGTAGTCATATCCCAAAGGCGTGTGACAAAAGCATGGGAAAATAAGCCTATGGGAGCTTTAAGTCATATTCGCGTATTAGATCTGAGCCGGGTATTAGCGGGTCCGTGGTGTGCTCAAAACTTAGCTGATTTGGGTGCTCAGGTGATTAAAGTGGAGCGCCCGGGCGCAGGTGACGATACCCGCCATTGGGGCCCTCCCTTTGCTAAAGACCCAAATGGTCAGGACACCACCGAGTCAGCGTATTACATCTCGATTAATCGTAATAAGAAATCCATCACGCTCGATATCAGTACCTCTGAGGGTCAAGCGATTGTGCGTGATTTGGTCAAGACCTCCGATGTGGTGATCGAGAACTACAAGGTGGGTCAGCTAGCGAAGTACGGTCTTGACTATCAATCCTTATGTGCGATCAAGCCCAATCTCATTTATTGCTCGA is a window from the Polynucleobacter sp. HIN11 genome containing:
- a CDS encoding DNA topoisomerase IV subunit B, with protein sequence MATRKPSQYSESSIKVLKGLEPVRQRPGMYTRTDNPLHIIQEVLDNASDEALGGYGKEVVVTLHTDGSVSVEDDGRGIPVGMHPQEKKPVVEIVFTQLHAGGKFEKGSGGAYAFSGGLHGVGVSVTNALAKRLEVTVWREQQVSNITFADGDVIEKLKSKAATKGDKAHGTKVRVWPNPKYFDSATIPMADLERLLRSKAVLLPGVKVTLVQEKNGQSQSWLYTQGLKGYLDEALAQGGHSAPVIPAFEGEHYASGAGDEEAFAEGEGAAWVVSWTEEGAPVRESYVNLIPTPAGGTHESGLREGLFNAVKSFVEIHALQPKGVKLMPEDVFARASFILSAKVLDPQFQGQIKERLNSRDAVRLVSGFVKSALELWLNQHVDYGKALAELVIKQAQARTRAGQKVEKKKSSGVAVLPGKLTDCESEDILLNEIFLVEGDSAGGSAKMGRNKEYQAILPLRGKVLNTWETERDRLFANNEVHDIAVAIGVDPHGPNDEPNLGNLRYGKICILSDADVDGSHIQVLLLTLFYKHFPRLVENGHVYVARPPLYRVDAPARGKKPAQKIYALDEGELTAIEDKLRKDGVREGAWQISRFKGLGEMSAEQLWDTTLNPDTRRLLPVTLGEMSESETIKTMDMLMGKAESGARRDWLEERGNEVEADI